From a region of the Eulemur rufifrons isolate Redbay chromosome 7, OSU_ERuf_1, whole genome shotgun sequence genome:
- the LOC138387318 gene encoding interferon alpha-10-like: MALPLSVLMALLGLSCMSICSLGCDLPQTHGLGNRRALRLLVQMRIISPFSCLEDRNDFRFPQEEFHGNQFQKAQAISVLHELVQQIFNLFSTKDSSDAWDQTLLDKFCTGLYQQLDELEACLMQDVGVEETPLMNEDSILAVRKYFQRITVYLKEKKYSPCAWEVVRAEIMKCISSSTTLQERLRREE; encoded by the coding sequence ATGGCCTTGCCCTTGTCTGTACTGATGGCCCTGCTGGGGCTCAGCTGCATGTCCATCTGCTCTCTGGGCTGTGATCTGCCTCAGACCCATGGCCTGGGTAACAGGAGGGCCCTGAGACTCCTGGTACAAATGAGGAtaatctctcctttctcttgccTGGAGGACAGAAATGACTTCAGATTCCCCCAGGAGGAGTTTCATGGCAACCAGTTCCAGAAGGCTCAAGCCATCTCTGTCCTCCATGAGCTGGTCCAGCAGATCTTCAACCTCTTCAGCACAAAGGACTCATCTGATGCTTGGGATCAGACCCTCCTAGACAAATTCTGCACTGGACTCTATCAGCAGCTGGATGAGCTGGAAGCCTGTCTGATGCAGGACGTGGGAGTGGAAGAGACTCCCCTGATGAATGAGGACTCCATCCTGGCTGTGaggaaatatttccaaagaaTCACTGTCTacctgaaagagaagaaatacagcCCTTGTGCCTGGGAGGTTGTTAGGGCAGAAATCATGAAATGTATCTCTTCATCAACAACCTTGCAAGAAAGATTAAGGAGAGAGGAATGA